AGGCGCTCGCGGGAACGCTGAAAATCGCGGCGAGGATCGGGTCGGAATAACCCGGGTTCTGAAAAACGGTTTCCTCCTTCCGCGCCCGGTGCAGGTCGGCCATCCGCGCCGCCTCGTCCTGAAAGCCCGTCAGTATATAATCTCCCGCCCGCGGCGTAGCCGGCCCGATGCCCGTCACGCGGCCGTTTTCGTCTATTCGAACGCGTCCAGCGGTTTCGACCGTATACACGACATCGTCTTCCGGGGACGTGCGCGCCGGCCGGAACAGCTCGTACTCGCCGGCGCTCACCCCCGCGTCCCCCGGAACGGGGAACCCTCCCCTGCCGTCTTCGATCAGCGGCACCGAAAGCATGAAACGGGACAGGGCGCCGGCCAAGGCCAGTACGGCATGCTCTTCGCATATAAGTGAAAGCTCCCTTGCACCGAGCACGGCCGTGCCCTGGAACAGCTCGGCGCGATACCGGTACAGCATTTTTCCGAAATACGGCGCGTCGATTCCATAGGCCTCGATCTCGATCGTGAGCGCGCTCCCCCTGTCGTCCACCCTGCCATGCAATAGAAGCGACACTCCCGCCGTCCGCGCAAACCTGATAATGCAGGCCTCGGCGTCGCACCCGTAACGGGACAGCTGGTCGGCGAGCAGATGTCGGTAGATCTGCTCGAACGCCCCGGACGAGCGCAGGGCCGCCGAGAGGCTTTCCGCAAGCATCTCCGCGATCCGCGCCCCGCGCGGGGACTTCGCCTCGATGCCGGCCATGGCCGCGATCGGCCGGGCGGCGAATGCCGGTGTTACGCCCAATACGAGCAAAATCGCGATGGTGGATTCCATCGTCATTTTCCGGAGAATGGCGCATGTTGAGTCCTTTGTGGGAAGCATAACCGCACGAATAGTAGCCGCGTGCGGGTCGAACGCAAGCACTTTAACGGGGAACGACCAAAAGCATGCGGCCGAGCGATGTAAAATCCGCTTTACTTGCCACAGGCTCGCAGGCCATACTGTTTTCACGGGCCTGTGCGCTCGGCACGGAAAGCGGCGGAGGCCGGGAGAATCAGACACGGGAGGCATTGAATGGATTCCATCGTCACCATGCGAAGGTTCAAATCGGTCGGCGATTTTCTAACCCGTTTGGCCGGGCTCTTTCGGGGGCCTCTTTTCATTTCGACCATTCTAAAAACTGACGGTCTGTTCCGTGAAAAAATCCTCCTAACCGTAACGCTCGCCAATAATTGTTATGCCTGAATGAGCATGCACTCCGCCGCGGGCCGGCGGCTCGGACTCACCGACGCACAGATTGAAGATCTCCTCACGCTCGATCCCCGGAAGTTCGACCACCGCGAATGGCTGGCCCTCAGATACGCGCAGGACCGCGCCTTCCTCGACGGGGCCGAGCCCGCCGGAAACTATGTCCGGGAATATCGCCGGCACTATACTGAGGCGGAACGCGCCAGAATATCCAAGCTCATTACCGCGATGCAGTTCGCCAACTACTGGAACAATACGTTCAGGAGGAGGCCGTGGAACAAATCCCGCGAGGGCTCGGCGATATCATGCCGGACGAAGGCCCAGCCCCGAAGTTAATGCTCGAGTATTTCGCCAAGGCGCACCCCGTGCACATGACCGGCATACCGGGTCGGTCGGAAGAGACATGTGCCACCGCCTTCGAACGGTTCCAGCCCGCGTCGCCCCGCAAAAAAAGGCTCTTCGCATGGGCCGTGGAAACCGGCAAGTCGAAATGCCCTAAATCATCAAGTTTTACCGCCGGCGGATCGACGAGCGCACAAGGGACCTGGGCGGGTCGAGAAGATCAAGAATTCCACCCTGCTTAGCATACCCTTCACCCGGGAGAACGGGGAGATCACGCCGACGATGAAAATAAAAAGAAAGTTATTGAGAAGAAATACGGCGATGTTATAGGTGCGATGTACCGTGACGTGGAGCGGGAATAATCGACATCACCGGAAAACGGCCCCCACACATGAAAGACAGGACGGATAAAACCGGAGCGCGCGGCGGACAGACCGCCGACGAGATGCCACAACGGCTACGGGCGCGGCTCTACCCGGTGGTACTCGATCTCTTCTCGCGAAGTGATTTCTACCGGGTAAACCTCCGGGAGATATCGAGGGAATCCGGTCTGTCAACCAGCACCATATACCGGTATTTCAGCTCCAAGGAGGAACTCCTCTTTACCATTCTCAACGAGAAGCTCTCGGAGATACGCGATCTGGTGCGCGTCCATATCCAGGGTCTCGAGAGCACAAAAGAAATATTGCGGAAGATACTCTGGGTCACCATGGACTTCTACGACCGCAACCCCGGCGTCGCCATCACCTCGTTCATAACCGTCCCGATGCGAACATGGATGAGGGAGGAATCCTTCATCCGCGAGGACGAGCGTAACGTGCTGGTCGAGATCGTGACCGCGGCACGCAGCCGCAAGGACATCGATCTCTCGATCGAGGTGCGCGAATTTTTCGACATCTATTATATGATCTGCTACCGTTCGATCTATACCTGGTACTACCACGGCATGCGATGGAAGCTTGTCGACACCATCCCCGGTTTCTTCGAACGGATATGGCGCATGATCGCCCCGCCCGAGGGGCAGGATCGCGGCGCCGGCAAAAAGCACCCCCGGAACTGATCCTCCAAAGCATAAAAAATATTTCCCGTGCGTCGCCGCCGTGCTATACTCCATGGCCATGGACCAACGCCGCCTGCACATCCTGAACGAAGCCCCGTACGCGGGAGGACCGGTCCTCTACTGGATGAGCCGTGAGCAGCGCGCCCGCGACAACTGGGCCCTAATTTACGCCCGCGAGAAGGCCATTGAATACCGCGCGCCGCTGGAGGTCTTCTTCTGCCTCTCGCCCGATTTCCTCGGCGCCGGGGAGGCCCAGTACGCGTTCATGCTCGAGGGGCTCAGGGAGGTCGAGGAGGACCTCCGTTTGCTCGGCATAGCCTTCACCGTCGAGCGCGGGGATCCCATGACCGCCGCCGCCGCATTTGTCGAAAAGATGAAGGCCGGGCTGGTGGTGACGGACTTCGATCCGCTGCGGATAAAGCTTCGCTGGCGCGATGGCCTCGCCGCGAAAAGCCGCGTCCCCGTACACGAGGTCGACGCCCATAACATCGTGCCCTGCCGCGTGGCCTCGCCTAAACTGGAATACGGGGCACATACGCTCAGAAAAAAAATCCAGCGGCTCCTGCCCGAGTTTCTCCTGCCGTTTCCCGCGCTCAAGAAATTTGACGATCCCGGAGCGCGCCCGCCCGTGGACTGGAACCGCATGTTTTGCGGGGCGGCTAAATTCAGCATTAAGAGCGGTCCGCGCGCCGCGCGCCGCGCAATGCGGCGCTTCCTTGCCGGCGGTCTCGGGGACTATTCGTGGGCCCGCAACGACCCGGCCCGCGACGGCCAGTCAGGCCTCTCTCCGTATCTGCATTTCGGCCAACTCTCGGCCCAGCGCCTCGCCCTCGAGGTCTCTCGCTCCCCGTTGCGCGGCAGGGACGACTACCTGGAACAGCTCGTTGTCCGCAGGGAACTTTCCGACAACTACTGCCTGTACAATCCGCGGTATGACTCGTTGGAGGGAATACCCGGCTGGGCCAGGAAAACGCTCGACAAACATCGCGCCGACCGGCGCGAATTCGTCTATACCCGCGATGAACTCGAGCACGCGCGCACACACGATCCGCTCTGGAACGCCGCGCAGACGGGCCTGTTAAAGCTAGGGACGATGCACGGCTACCTTCGAATGTACTGGGCGAAAAAGATACTGGAGTGGAGCCAATCTCCCGAGGAGGCTTTCGAGACCGCCGTCATCCTCAACGACCGCTACCAGCTTGACGGGCGCGATCCGAACGGGTACGCCGGTATCGCCTGGAGTATCGGGGGTACGCACGACAGGCCGTGGGGCGAGCGGCCTGTGTTCGGCATGATCCGCTACATGAGTTTCAACGGCTGCAAGTCAAAGTTCAACATACGCACGTACATCGAATCAATCGAAAACGCATAAGGTCCGGCGCGATAGTGCCGCACACCGGGATGGTGCGGTTTCTTACCGCGCGTGGCGGGGTGGAAGATATTTCCCACCCGCCACCGCTCCGCCCGGGCTTACTTTATTTCGATCCTGTAGGGATACAGAAAAAGCCAGGCCTCGTCGCCGTGGTAGAGGTTCTGAAGCGCGTTTCTGATAGGTTCGATCGCGGCGAGAGCGTCACCGGCGGTGGCCGAGCCGAGCATTTCGACGACCGAGGACCTGCGCGACGGGAGATGGAGCACGCGGCAGCGGCGCTCGACCCCCGCCATCCCTTTGGCGTACTCTATCGCGGCCACCAGTCCGCCGATGGAATCGACCAGCGCGCGCTCCTTCGCGCGGCTTCCAGCAAAGACACGGCCCTCGGCGACACCCGGGATGTTCTCTTTGGATATCCCGCGGCCCTTTTCCACCTTTTCGGTGAAGCCCCGGTAGATGAAATCCACCGCTTTTTGTAAAAGCTCCCGCTCGCGCGCCGAGATATCCCTCGACTCGTCGAAGATATCGGCGAACTCGCTCATCTTGATGACGTCCTTGTTGATGCCGAGCGTCGCGTAGAGTTTACTGAGATTCACCTTGCCCATCACGACCCCGATCGATCCGGTGACCGTGCCGCCGCCGCTGAAGATTTTATCGCCCGTGCAGGCTATATAATAGCCCCCCGAGGCGGCGATGTTGCCGAATGAAAAGACCACCGGCTTGTTGTACTTCTTTTTCATCTCGAGGAGCGCGTGCCACATAAAATCCGACGCTGTCGCCGAACCGCCGCCGGAATTAACCCGGATGACAACGGCGCGCACGGAGGGATCGCCGAAGACCCGTTCGAGCATTTTCCGGAACGACTCGTCGCCCGTCGCGTCCGGCCCGAGCAGGCCGGAGCGGCGCTCTTCGCCCCGTATGATGGAGCCGGTAACGTGCACCACGGCGATCGCGGGGACGGGCCCCCATTCAACCAGCCGGCGTTTCCGGGCGATGTATTCCTCCATCTTCACGAGCCTTTTAGCGCCGGGCCCGTCACCCGTTATCTTTTTCTCGAGTTCGGACGGATACGCCACCTCGTCGACGAAGCGTCCGACTTTCGCATCATCGGGCGCCAGGAACCCGCGCGCAAACAGCGCATCGATCTCTCCGCGCGAAAAACCACGGTCCGCCGCGATATCGTCCAGGTACTGTGTATTCAGATCCGAAAGAAGCTCCGTCAGGTTTTCGCGGTGTGCCTCGGACATGCCCTCGCGGGTGAACGGCTCGTTGAATGATTTATATTTGCCTTTCGATATCGATTCAAACCGCACGCCGGCCTTGTCCATTAGTCCCTTGAAAAAGTATACCTCGGCGACGAGGCCCGTGAACGCGAAGGGAGTGTTGGGGGCCAGACAGACCTCGTCAGCCGCCGCGGCGAGATAATACTCTTTGTTCCCAATGGAAGCAAGGGCCGCGTAGACTTTTTTGCCCGAGGCCCTGAAGCGCTTTATCGCCGCCCTCGCTTCCTGTACCTGCGCGAATCCCAGCGGCATGCTGTCGATTTTAAGCATAACCGCCGCGATCGCCGGGTCGGCCGCGGCCTCGTCCAGTGCCGCGATCATGTCGTGAAACGAAGGGCGCGCCTCTCCCAGTATCCGCTCCTGCTCTATCTCGTTCATGCTTTCGGCAAAACGTATCGCGAGCACGCCCTTCGCCGCCGGGACGGCGTCGCGGTATTTCGCCGCCGTGAGCGCGATCCCGTACGCGGCCGCGCGGGGACTGCCATGCGCGCCCGCGGCGTTGAAATAGTCAAGGATGAGCGTCGATCCGCGCGGGCCCTCGAATTCGATGGGGACGAGGACCCCGGCCGAAAATTTTCGTCCCGGGGTTGTCCCGGCGAAGAGCATGATGTCGCGCGGCAGCCTGAGGTCGGCCGCAATATATAAGCCGTCGCGGTCGAAGCGCTGGCCGTAGCGGCGGACGGCGTCGAAAGAAAGTGACACCCTGTCCCCGTACGGCCGCACCGATACCGAATAGACCTCGCTCCTGGGCGCAGCACCCTGTCCGACGCGCGGCTCGTTCATATCGCGAAGCGCGTAGCCGAACGAAACAAAGCGCACCGGTCGAAGCACCGCCCCCGCCGTAACCGAGCGATACCGGTCGTAACCCTCGCTCGCCCCCGCGCTGAACGAATACGCCCCGCCCAGGCCGAATACGTTGCCGAAAAACAGGCCCTTGGCGATTGTGGCGATATTCATGTGCGCGCCCGTAAAGCTCCGCGCCGCCGGGTCGTACAGGTCTCCGATACGCAGATACGACAGCGTGAACCCGGCGAACGCAAGGGCCGCCAGGTGGTCCGAACCGTCGCGGCCTTCGTAGCGGAGAAGCCGGTAGCTCATGAAGGGCGCGGCGCTATCGCCCGCGAACGCAGGATTCACAAACTGCGCCCCGACGAGGTTCGCGTTGCTCGCCGGAGCGCTTCGGCGGAGTGCCGAGAGCGGGTCCGTCGGGGGTGAGGCGACGGCCGAAAGCGCGCACGCAAGCACGGCGGCACCGGCCGCGAGCTTACAGGATTTTAATGCCGATAACCGTAATGTCGTCATGGATCGCCTCGCCAAAGCTTTCAGCCTTCTCCCGGATCATGCGTATCTTTTCCTCGATTCCCGCGTCGCGCGAGCGCGACACCACCTCGAGCAGCCTGCTCTCGCAGAACTGTTCCCCGGTCTTTTCGTCGTAGAGCTCCACCAGGCCGTCCGTGTAGAGGATGAGCTCATCGCCCCGGTTGAATGCGAATCGCGAAGAAGAATAATTGGCGTCGGGATCGGCCCCCAGTATCTTGGACCGCCCCTCCAGCGTGGACAGGTCCTTTCGGCCCGAGCGGACGAGCACCGGCGCGCAATGTCCCGCATTGATGTACGCCATCTCGCGCGAGGACTTGTCGTAGACCCCGACGAAGAGCGTGATCAGATCGACGCCGTTGTAGCGTCGGGTGAGGAAGTGGTTTACCTCCTCCACGGCCTTCTCGATGGTCTTCTTCTCCATCAGCATCGCGTTGATGATGCTGCTCGTCATCGAGAGTATCATGGCCGCCGAAAGCCCATGGCCAGAAACGTCCGCAATGACCAGGGCAGTCCTGTTCCTGTCGACGGTGATGAAATCATAGTAATCGCCGGTGACCTTTACATAGGGTCGGTTGTAATAATGGATGGCGAGTCCTCTCTTCTCGGGCGTCCGTTCGGGGAAAAGGCGCAACTGGATCGACGATGCTATATCGAGCTCCCGCTCGAAGCTCCGCTGCGTTATATAATCGTTGAACAGCCGGTCATTCTCTATGAGCTGGTAGAGCTGCATGGAGACCGTCTGGAGATAGCCGACCTCGTCGTCGCTGAAAAAGACGTCTCCCTCCTTGTCGCCGACCATCAAAGCGCCCCTGATCTCCCCGTCCCTTATAAGCGGCACGGCGATGAGCACGTCCCGCTCCTTCATGAACCGGTAGACGCTTTCCTCGACGGCTCCATTTTGGATGAGCGTGTAGCGGAGCATCGTCACCGGGCTTTCGGAGAAAAAGCGGTAGAGCGCCGACTCCCGCGACAGCGGCTCGGTGTGGCGCGCAAGCTCTGCCTGGAGCGCCCCGGGGTGGTCCTCGAAAAGGATGAGGCGCGGCGGAGGCGTCCCCGCGACGGCGACCACTTCGGCGAATATCTTCTCGAGCTTCACGTGCAATTCCGCGGGAGAGGAGACGAACTCCGCTATCGTCTGCAGGGATTCGGCGTAGCGGTCGCGTCCGGCGCTGAGCGCATCCCGCAGCCAGTCTCCGGCGCTGAATTTCGCCTTCAACAGAAGGATCATGCCCGCGGCGAAGAGCGCGGCGTCGAGCAGCATCCCGGTGGGAAAGGACGATACCGTCAGGATATAGTACAGGCCTCCCCCACCGGCCGCGGCGATCGCGGCGTTGAGGATGATCACCACGGCGCCTTTCCCGATATAGGGCGTTACGTTGAAGAAATTGTTTTCCAGGAGCCTGTTCCCCACGCAGAGGGGGATTACAAGCATCAGGCCCGGGCCAAGCGCCGGCGGGACCTGGACGCAAGCACAGAGACGAAGCGCGAAAAACAGAACGGGAACGAGAAAGCCGAATGTCATGCATGCCATAATGGTGACGTTACGACGCAAAAGGTATCCGTTTCGGGCTCTTATTGTGGAAAAGGCAAGGCTCCCTATGGCGAAGAGCGAACACAGAATGAGATATATCGCGAGGATTTGAAGCACAACGGTCCCGCCCGGTCCCGATGGAAACGCGATCGAGGCGAGAACGATCCCGGCCCCGGGCACCAGTGAAACGGCCGCAGCAGCCTGGCTTGTCTTCCTATTGGTGAGGTTGAAGCCGATCACGACACCCGCGTACCCCAGCAATACTCCCGTAAGCACGTATGCCGGAACAAACGCGGCGCGCGAAAAAAGGTCGACGAGGAAAAAGCAGTGAAGGCATAGCGCGAAACCGAACCAGCTGAAAAGCCGGGCGAGTCGCCGGTGGGGATGTATGATACGGATGATGAAAGCCCAGACGAACTGGATGTCCGCGCAGGCGATAAGGAAGAGCAAGAACCACAGCGAATCCGCGCCGCTGTCGAGCCCGGGGAAGGCCGCTCCCGCCGGACCCACCACGGACTGTCCGTGGAGCGCGAACTCACGCACAGCCAGAAAAGAGAACGCGTTGAGAAGGGCGATCCCCGCAAGGAGGGCGGCGTTTGCCAGGTAGCGCGTCATGAACGTTCCTCCATGCGCACCATGACCAGCAGTCTGTCGCTCGAGCCCGCCCCCGCGCTTTCCGAAAGCGAGCGGACCATCGCCGATCGAAGCTTCGAGAGCGGTGCGCCGTGGTTCCTTTCCATGAGGTCCGCGAAGGCGGGCAGGTTTTCGACAAGAGCCCGGTAAAAGGAATCGCAGCACAGAATCATGATATCGCCCGGCTGCATACGCAGGGACTGCGTCGTTCCCCGGCCTTCCCTGCGGCGGGGATAAAGCCCTCCGCCGCGACGGTAAACAAGCGGCGCGGGATATCCGTAATTGGAGAATACAAACTCCCCGTTCTGCTTCAGCGAGCCGTGCATGATGACGAGGTCCTGCGCATGGAGATGCTTGTCCCGTATTATACGCTTCATCCGGGCAAGCACCCCGGAGGGCGAAAGCCCCAGGCGCGCGAAGCTCTGCAGTACCGATTGCACCCCGGGCATTAGGATGGATGTCCCGGCTATATTGCTCTTTATTCTGTATGTGGATATCCGTATGTCGTCCTCGACGGCGTCATTTTTGAACACGTCGTAAAATTCACGGATCATGAGGGATGTCGTTTCGTGATATACCCGCAGTTCGAACCTGCCTATCACCGCGCCCGCCGACGGAAGGAAATTCTTCTGCACTCGCGCGGCAAGCTCGTACTCCTTCTCAAGCTCCTTCTTCCTGACGATCTCGTTGAAGAAAAAGCGGTTGACCGAGAGTATGGCGATCTTCGATGCGAATATCCGAAGCAGCCTTATTTCCCCGGGCGAGAACCTGCGACGCTGCCCCCCGGTGGCGATGAAGCCCAGAAACATTTCATGGTAGTAGATGGGCACGACCACCTCGGCGCCGAGGCGGTCGAGCTCGGCGATGATGGAGCCTTCGAAGTGGATGGAGGGATTCAGCTTGCCCCGCACGATGACGTCTTCCGGGCCGTTTATCACCCTGAAGAGCAGGTTGTCTTTCGATATCCTGGCGTTGCGGATTATCTTCCGCCGCTTGTTCTTCTGGTAGAAGATGTTGAACTCGTCCCTGTCGTGGTAGTAGAAAATGAGCATGCCCGTTCCGACCTTGATGAGGTCGAGTATCTGGTCGAAGGTCGTGCGAAGCACCTCGTCGAACGACTCGATGTTGAGGATGGAATCCACCGTCTGGACGTAGAGGTCGTTGTAGCGTATTGGGCTGATGTATGAGTCTATGATGGTGTGCAGGTAGTTGACAACGGGCAGAAGCGATATGATCACGGCGAAAAAGAAAACCGCGGAAAAAGCGCCATCCAGCTCGAGCATGGCGAGCCCGCCCGCGAACGCAAGGAGCAGCGCCATAAAAAGCAAGTTTACCCCGTAAGTCAGGGAGATGTTCTTGATCCTGTTTCTCATGCCTCAAGGAGTGAGTCTATATCGCGCACAACGGTTTCAATGATTGACTGCGCCGGCATCCGTCCGTCGAGTATAAGGAAACGCCCGTCGGCGATGGACAGATAGGCCGCCCGGACCGACGCCTGAAAATCCTCCCTCTCGAACGCGTCCTTACCGGCCGACGCGCCGCCCCTGGCCCGCACCCTGCGCAGGGCCTCCGCGGGTTCAAGGTCCAGCAGGTAGACACGGTCCGGCTCGGGAAAGCCCCTGCGCCTGTTTTCATCGATCACACGGCCGGCCTCGAGCCCCAGCGCACCCTGGTAGGCGGCGTTGGAATAATAATAACGATCAAGGAGGACCATCTTCCCGCCATCGAGCGCGGGCCGGATGTTGGCCGCCACATCATCTTCCCTGTCCTCGATAAACAGTCGCACCTGATCTTCGGGGCCTGGCATCGCGTCGTTCTGGATCAACTCGCGTATCCTTCTCCCCCACGGTCCGTCCGATGGCTCCCGAAGCCTGACCACCGGGAACCCGGCGTTCGTGTAATGGGCGAACACCGCCTCGCAGATGGTCGTCTTCCCCGAGCCGTCAATTCCCTCGAAAACAACGAAGAGCGGACCAACGCCCTTCATAGGATGTAATCGTCCCTCTTGCTCGACCCCCGATCGAACTGCTCTTTGAAGCGCTCGAACCCGGGCCGATCGAGAAGAGCGAAGGTGAATTGCTTGCCCTGCTCCACCGCCGGCTGGTCGTACGGATTGATGCCGTAGAGATATCCGGCATAGGCCGTCTGCATTTCAAAAAACATTATGAGCTCGCCGATAGTCCCCGCGTCGAGGCGCGGCAGGATGATCGAGGCGTTCGGGCGCGAGGCCTCGCGCAGCACCAGCTCGGTGGCGGACTCCTCGAAGCGGTTGAGTCCTCGCAGGCTCTTGCGTGATATATAATCCACCTCGGGGACTCCCGGATAGAAATCGGGAATCTCCACGTCGCAACCGAAATCGCTCAGCTTGAGGAAGGTGATAACCTTGTCGTTGGGCCCCTCCAGGTAGAGCTGTAGCTGCGAATGCTGGTCGATGGTTCCCAGCGCCGGAACCGGCGTAAGCCCCGAGACAACCGGCCGGCCCTCGATATCGCGGTTTTTCCCGAGGGACTCGGCCCAAAGCTGGCGGTACCAGTCGGCGAAAAGAAAGAGCTTCTTTGTATAGGGCATGAGCACGTTGATGCGCTTGCCCCGGGCCCTGTCGAACAGGTAGTGAAAGGCCGCGCACAGAAGCGGGGCGTTCCGGAAAAGGTCCGCGCCGTAGTAGCGTTCGACGGCCGTGCGCGCGCCCGAAAGCATACCCCCGATATCGATCCCCATGAACGCGGCGGGCACGAGCCCCACGGCCGAGAGCACCGAAAACCGCCCTCCAACGTTCTGGGGGACGGGAAAGGTCATAAACCCCTCGTCCGTGGCGATTTTTCTGAGCACGCCCTTTTCCGGATCGGTTATCGCGAC
The nucleotide sequence above comes from Spirochaetota bacterium. Encoded proteins:
- the tmk gene encoding dTMP kinase; translated protein: MKGVGPLFVVFEGIDGSGKTTICEAVFAHYTNAGFPVVRLREPSDGPWGRRIRELIQNDAMPGPEDQVRLFIEDREDDVAANIRPALDGGKMVLLDRYYYSNAAYQGALGLEAGRVIDENRRRGFPEPDRVYLLDLEPAEALRRVRARGGASAGKDAFEREDFQASVRAAYLSIADGRFLILDGRMPAQSIIETVVRDIDSLLEA
- a CDS encoding SpoIIE family protein phosphatase; translated protein: MTRYLANAALLAGIALLNAFSFLAVREFALHGQSVVGPAGAAFPGLDSGADSLWFLLFLIACADIQFVWAFIIRIIHPHRRLARLFSWFGFALCLHCFFLVDLFSRAAFVPAYVLTGVLLGYAGVVIGFNLTNRKTSQAAAAVSLVPGAGIVLASIAFPSGPGGTVVLQILAIYLILCSLFAIGSLAFSTIRARNGYLLRRNVTIMACMTFGFLVPVLFFALRLCACVQVPPALGPGLMLVIPLCVGNRLLENNFFNVTPYIGKGAVVIILNAAIAAAGGGGLYYILTVSSFPTGMLLDAALFAAGMILLLKAKFSAGDWLRDALSAGRDRYAESLQTIAEFVSSPAELHVKLEKIFAEVVAVAGTPPPRLILFEDHPGALQAELARHTEPLSRESALYRFFSESPVTMLRYTLIQNGAVEESVYRFMKERDVLIAVPLIRDGEIRGALMVGDKEGDVFFSDDEVGYLQTVSMQLYQLIENDRLFNDYITQRSFERELDIASSIQLRLFPERTPEKRGLAIHYYNRPYVKVTGDYYDFITVDRNRTALVIADVSGHGLSAAMILSMTSSIINAMLMEKKTIEKAVEEVNHFLTRRYNGVDLITLFVGVYDKSSREMAYINAGHCAPVLVRSGRKDLSTLEGRSKILGADPDANYSSSRFAFNRGDELILYTDGLVELYDEKTGEQFCESRLLEVVSRSRDAGIEEKIRMIREKAESFGEAIHDDITVIGIKIL
- a CDS encoding TetR/AcrR family transcriptional regulator, producing MKDRTDKTGARGGQTADEMPQRLRARLYPVVLDLFSRSDFYRVNLREISRESGLSTSTIYRYFSSKEELLFTILNEKLSEIRDLVRVHIQGLESTKEILRKILWVTMDFYDRNPGVAITSFITVPMRTWMREESFIREDERNVLVEIVTAARSRKDIDLSIEVREFFDIYYMICYRSIYTWYYHGMRWKLVDTIPGFFERIWRMIAPPEGQDRGAGKKHPRN
- a CDS encoding SpoIIE family protein phosphatase translates to MRNRIKNISLTYGVNLLFMALLLAFAGGLAMLELDGAFSAVFFFAVIISLLPVVNYLHTIIDSYISPIRYNDLYVQTVDSILNIESFDEVLRTTFDQILDLIKVGTGMLIFYYHDRDEFNIFYQKNKRRKIIRNARISKDNLLFRVINGPEDVIVRGKLNPSIHFEGSIIAELDRLGAEVVVPIYYHEMFLGFIATGGQRRRFSPGEIRLLRIFASKIAILSVNRFFFNEIVRKKELEKEYELAARVQKNFLPSAGAVIGRFELRVYHETTSLMIREFYDVFKNDAVEDDIRISTYRIKSNIAGTSILMPGVQSVLQSFARLGLSPSGVLARMKRIIRDKHLHAQDLVIMHGSLKQNGEFVFSNYGYPAPLVYRRGGGLYPRRREGRGTTQSLRMQPGDIMILCCDSFYRALVENLPAFADLMERNHGAPLSKLRSAMVRSLSESAGAGSSDRLLVMVRMEERS
- the sppA gene encoding signal peptide peptidase SppA — encoded protein: MTTLRLSALKSCKLAAGAAVLACALSAVASPPTDPLSALRRSAPASNANLVGAQFVNPAFAGDSAAPFMSYRLLRYEGRDGSDHLAALAFAGFTLSYLRIGDLYDPAARSFTGAHMNIATIAKGLFFGNVFGLGGAYSFSAGASEGYDRYRSVTAGAVLRPVRFVSFGYALRDMNEPRVGQGAAPRSEVYSVSVRPYGDRVSLSFDAVRRYGQRFDRDGLYIAADLRLPRDIMLFAGTTPGRKFSAGVLVPIEFEGPRGSTLILDYFNAAGAHGSPRAAAYGIALTAAKYRDAVPAAKGVLAIRFAESMNEIEQERILGEARPSFHDMIAALDEAAADPAIAAVMLKIDSMPLGFAQVQEARAAIKRFRASGKKVYAALASIGNKEYYLAAAADEVCLAPNTPFAFTGLVAEVYFFKGLMDKAGVRFESISKGKYKSFNEPFTREGMSEAHRENLTELLSDLNTQYLDDIAADRGFSRGEIDALFARGFLAPDDAKVGRFVDEVAYPSELEKKITGDGPGAKRLVKMEEYIARKRRLVEWGPVPAIAVVHVTGSIIRGEERRSGLLGPDATGDESFRKMLERVFGDPSVRAVVIRVNSGGGSATASDFMWHALLEMKKKYNKPVVFSFGNIAASGGYYIACTGDKIFSGGGTVTGSIGVVMGKVNLSKLYATLGINKDVIKMSEFADIFDESRDISARERELLQKAVDFIYRGFTEKVEKGRGISKENIPGVAEGRVFAGSRAKERALVDSIGGLVAAIEYAKGMAGVERRCRVLHLPSRRSSVVEMLGSATAGDALAAIEPIRNALQNLYHGDEAWLFLYPYRIEIK
- a CDS encoding deoxyribodipyrimidine photo-lyase, whose translation is MAMDQRRLHILNEAPYAGGPVLYWMSREQRARDNWALIYAREKAIEYRAPLEVFFCLSPDFLGAGEAQYAFMLEGLREVEEDLRLLGIAFTVERGDPMTAAAAFVEKMKAGLVVTDFDPLRIKLRWRDGLAAKSRVPVHEVDAHNIVPCRVASPKLEYGAHTLRKKIQRLLPEFLLPFPALKKFDDPGARPPVDWNRMFCGAAKFSIKSGPRAARRAMRRFLAGGLGDYSWARNDPARDGQSGLSPYLHFGQLSAQRLALEVSRSPLRGRDDYLEQLVVRRELSDNYCLYNPRYDSLEGIPGWARKTLDKHRADRREFVYTRDELEHARTHDPLWNAAQTGLLKLGTMHGYLRMYWAKKILEWSQSPEEAFETAVILNDRYQLDGRDPNGYAGIAWSIGGTHDRPWGERPVFGMIRYMSFNGCKSKFNIRTYIESIENA
- a CDS encoding glucose-6-phosphate isomerase; this translates as MIRFDYNYFMEGAIGPEHGIAPKELEGLRDLAAEALNRMAREKAEAKLGFLEIPYDDSIARSIDLFRKSVADRFSTLAVIGIGGSALGAQALRNALSHLYLNELDERKRKKRAKVYFFDNVDPFEILAAADVMDVRETLFLVISKSGGTTETNANFAILLSMLKKKVGKRYREHVVAITDPEKGVLRKIATDEGFMTFPVPQNVGGRFSVLSAVGLVPAAFMGIDIGGMLSGARTAVERYYGADLFRNAPLLCAAFHYLFDRARGKRINVLMPYTKKLFLFADWYRQLWAESLGKNRDIEGRPVVSGLTPVPALGTIDQHSQLQLYLEGPNDKVITFLKLSDFGCDVEIPDFYPGVPEVDYISRKSLRGLNRFEESATELVLREASRPNASIILPRLDAGTIGELIMFFEMQTAYAGYLYGINPYDQPAVEQGKQFTFALLDRPGFERFKEQFDRGSSKRDDYIL